GGCTGTTTAATACCGGGCGCGATCTGGCACTGTTAGGCCGTTTCTATGCCGAAGCGCTGGTGGATTCCGGGATTGATTTTGACCTGCTGTTTGGCCCGGCCTATAAAGGCATTCCGATTGCGACCACCACCGCGGTGGCGCTGGCGGAACACCATGACCGCGACGTGCCGTACTGCTTTAACCGCAAAGAAGCTAAAACCCATGGTGAAGGCGGGAATCTGGTCGGCAGCGCGCTGCAGGGCCGCGTCATGCTGGTCGATGACGTGATTACCGCGGGTACGGCGATCCGTGAATCGATGGAGATTATTCAGGCCAACGGTGCGACGCTTGCTGGCGTGCTGATTTCTCTGGATCGTCAGGAGCGTGGTCGCGGTGAAATTTCCGCTATTCAGGAAGTCGAACGCGATTACAGCTGCAAAGTGACGTCGATTATTACCCTGAAAGACCTGATTGCGTATCTGGAAGAGAAGCCTGAGATGGCGGACCATCTGGCGGCGGTACGTGCGTACCGGGAAGAGTTCGGGGTGTAATTAAATTGCCCGGTGGCGCTACGCTTACCGGGCTTACGGATTACTGCAACTGAGCAGCCACTAACGGCCAGCGGGCGTCAAAATCGTCCGTTGGACGGTATTTGAACTCGCTGCGCACAAAGCGGGAGAGCATCCCTTCACAAAACGCCAGAATCTGGCTCGCCAGCAGCGTTTCATCAATGCTGTAACCTTCGCCTTCACGCATTTTCTTTTCGCGCAGTACCTGGCGCAGCTGCGCTTCAATCCGCTCGAAAAGCTGGTTAATGCGGCCCTGCAGTCTGTCCTGTTCAAACATCAGCGCGTGGCCGGTGAGGATACGGGTTAAGCCCGGATTGCGTTCACCGAAGCCCAGGATTAACAGCACAATCAGACGCAGACGCGCGGTCGTGTCTTTTTCGTCTTTCAGAATCAGGTTGATGCGCGTGATCAGGCTGTCTTCAATAAACTCGATCAGACTGTCGAACATCCGGGTCTTGCTCGGGAAATGACGGTACAGCGCCGCCTCAGACACGCCTACAGAGGCGGCCAGTTTAGCGGTGGTGATGCGTTGACTGCCATCGCTGGATTCAAGCATCAGAGCCAGAGATTGAAGTATTTCTTCGCGACGATTCCTTTTCGCGGTTTGTTTTTCTGCCATGTTACAAAATACCCCTGAAAATAAGCACTTGCCAGGCTGGCATCCACACAGCGACCGCAAACGGGCGTTTGCGGTTTGTTATTGCATTATGACGCTGTGAGATACGTGTCTTTCGGGCCGTTATTTGCGCCCGGAATGGCCGAAGCCGCCTTCGCCACGGTCGGTGGCGTCAAAGTCTGCCACCAGGTTAAATTCTGCCTGTACCACCGGTACAAAGACCATCTGGGCGATACGTTCGCCAGGTTCAATGGTGAAGCTGTCCTGACCGCGGTTCCAGACGGAGACCATCAGCTGACCCTGGTAGTCGGAGTCGATCAGGCCGACCAGGTTACCCAGCACAACGCCGTGCTTATGGCCCAGACCAGAACGCGGCAGGATCACTGCTGCCAGAGACGGGTCAGCAATGTGAATTGCCAGGCCAGTTGGAACCAGGGTAGTGGCACCCGGAGCCAGTTCTACGGCGTCATCGAGACAGGCGCGCAGGTCAAGACCGGCAGAGCCGGAGGTGGCATAGGTTGGCAGCGGGAATTGCTCGCCAACACGCGGGTCCAGAATCTTAACGTCGATTTTTTTCATCATAACGGGTAACGATCTCGTCCAGTAATTGTTGGCCCAGGAGTTCCTTGCGCTCAAGCGGTAAGACTTTATCTCCATCCTGCCAGAAAAGGTGCAGTGCGTTGCTGTCGCTGTTAAATCCTTGTGTGGCCAGCGATACGTCGTTCGCGCAAATCAAATCGAGGTTTTTGCGGGTACGTTTTTGCCGGGCATATTCTTCCACATTATTCGTTTCTGCGGCAAACCCAACAACGTATGGACGATGGCTTTTTAGTGCGGCGACGCCGGCAACAATGTCCGGGTTTTTCACCATTTTTAGTGTTAATTCATCGCCTTGCTTTTTAATTTTAGCCTCGGCGATCGTCTCGGCACGATAGTCTGCGACGGCCGCACAGCCGATAAAAATCTGCTGGCTTTGCGCATGTGCCTGCACGGCGGCTTCCATCTCCAGCGCGGTGGTCACGTCAATTCGTTTCACAAACGCAGGGGTAGGCAGCGATACCGGGCCGCTCACCAGCGTGACGTTCGCGCCACGCCTTGCGGCGGCGGCGGCAATCGCAAAGCCCATTTTGCCGGAGCTGTGGTTGGTGATGTAGCGCACCGGATCCAGCGGCTCGCGCGTGGGGCCCGCGGTAATCATGATGTTGAGATGTTGCAGATCGTTGACAGGCGAAAAATGGGCTGCGGCCATATCAACAATCGTCAGCGGGTCAAGCATGCGGCCCGGGCCAACGTCGCCGCAGGCCTGGCTGCCGCTGTCCGGACCCCAGATAAGCAGGCCGCGTGAGGCCAGCGTCTCCAGATTGTGCTGGGTGGCCGCGTTACGGTACATCTGCTGGTTCATGGCAGGAACGACGGCAACAGGCGCAGGGGTGGCCAGACAAATGGTGGAGACCAGGTCGTTTGCCATACCGGCTGCCACCCGAGCGATTAAATCAGCCGTGGCGGGAGCGAGGATAACCAGGTCTGCCCATTTTCCCAGCTCAATATGGCCCATCGCGGCTTCGGCGGCCGGATCGAGCAGGCTGTCAGATACCGGGTATCCTGAAACGGCCTGCAGGCTCAGGGGAGTGATAAAGGCTTTACCGCCTTCGGTTATCGCGACCCGCACGTCAGCTCCGCGCTCGCGCAGACGACGCACCAGCTCCGGCGCTTTATAAGCAGCAATGCCGCCGCTCACGCCAAGAACGATTTTTTTACCGGCCAGGCTCATCATGATTCTTTCCTGTTGGGTTTCACCAGAGAGCGGGCATTTTATCACAATCCCCAAAGCGGGGTGATTTTGTCCTTCGACCACTTTGCGAGGCGCTACGCAAGAACGCAATGTGGCCGTCGAGCGACGGATTGGCCTGTGGCAGCATGAGGTTAAAAAGGGGAGAAAGAGCATGGAAGAAGAGGATGAGGAGCTGCTGCCGCGCGAAAAACTGCTGCGCTATGGCGTCACCCTGTTAAAAGACGATGAACTGCTGGCGCTCTTTTTACGTACCGGAACGCCCGGAAAAACGGTATTTACGCTGGCAAAAGAGCTGATAGCACATTTCGGTTCGCTGTACGGTTTATTGACCGCCGATCTGGCGCAGTTTAAGCACGTTGAGGGAATTGGCGTGGCGAAATATGCCCAGCTGAGGGGCATTGCTGAACTTGCCCGCCGTTTTTACAATGTCCGCATGGAGATGGAAGATCCGATCCTGACGCCCGCGATGACGCGCGAATTCCTGCAAAGCCAGTTAACCGATATCGAACGCGAGATCTTTATGGTGATCTTTGTCGATAACAGAAATCGGGTGCTGAAACATAGCTGTCTCTTTGCGGGCACATTGAGTCACGTTGAGGTGCATCCGCGTGAAATTGTGCGGGAAGCGATAAAAGTGAATGCAGCGGGCGTGATCCTCGCGCATAATCACCCCTCTGGCTGTGCAGAACCGAGCAGAGCGGACAAAGAAATCACCGAACGTATTATCAAATGCTGTCAATTCATGGACATTCGTGTGCTGGACCATCTGATAATTGGCCGCGGTGAGTACATTTCTTTCGCAGAACATGGCTGGATTTAGGCTATTTCTCGCGATCCATCGGGATCTTTGTCTGTTCGGGACTTGAGCACACCGCCGAGTCAGCGTATACTACGCCACCTTTGAGAATCTCGGGTTTGGCATTTGGGCCTGGCAATCGAGAGTTCACTTAGAACTATGCGATGACCGGGCTGTAAAGCCTGACGAGGCGCCGATACCCCATACGAAGCTCGAGCTAATTTGATTTTTGGAGAATAGACATGTCCCGAGTCTGCCAAGTTACTGGCAAGCGTCCGGTGACCGGTAACAACCGTTCCCACGCACTGAACGCGACTAAACGCCGTTTCCTGCCGAACCTGCACTCTCACCGTTTCTGGGTTGAGAGCGAGAAGCGTTTTGTCACCCTGCGCGTATCTGCTAAAGGTATGCGTGTAATCGATAAGAAAGGCATCGATACAGTTCTGTCCGAACTGCGTGCCCGTGGCGAAAAGTACTAAGTACTTAAAGAGGAAATAAATCATGGCTAAAGGTATTCGCGAGAAAATCAAGCTGGTTTCTTCTGCTGGTACAGGTCACTTCTACACCACCACGAAGAACAAACGTACTAAGCCGGAAAAACTGGAACTGAAAAAATTCGATCCAGTTGTACGCCAGCACGTACTGTACAAAGAAGCTAAAATCAAATAATTTTAGTCTCCTTGTATCGAAAAACCCCGCAACTGCGGGGTTTTTTGCATTCTGCATCTCAACGGAGGAACCATGCCTGAATTACCTGAGGTAGAAACCAGCCGTCGCGGCATTGAGCCCCATCTGGTCGGCGCGACGATTCTTCACGCGGTGGTCCGCAATGGACGTCTGCGCTGGCCGGTGTCCGATGAGATCCATGCCCTGAGCGATAAACCCGTCCTTAGCGTACAGCGTCGCGCGAAATACCTGCTGCTGGAACTGCCCGACGGCTGGATTATTATCCACCTGGGAATGTCCGGAAGCCTGCGCATTCTTACCGAAGAACTGCCTGCGGAAAAGCACGACCACGTCGATCTGGTGATGAGCAACGGCAAAGTGCTCCGTTACACCGACCCGCGGCGCTTTGGCGCGTGGCTGTGGACGAAGGAGCTAGAAGGGCATAACGTGCTGGCGCATCTGGGCCCGGAGCCGCTCTCAGACGCGTTTAATGCGGAATACCTCAAGGCGAAGTGTGCGAAAAAGAAAAGCCCGATTAAGCCCTGGCTGATGGAAAACAAGCTGGTGGTCGGCGTGGGGAATATCTACGCCAGCGAATCGCTGTTTGCGGCCGGGATCCATCCCGATCGGCTGGCCTCTTCGTTGTCGGCGCAGGAGTGCGAGCTGCTGGTCCGGGTGATTAAAGCTGTATTACTTCGCTCGATTGAGCAGGGCGGGACAACGTTGAAGGACTTCCTGCAAAGTGACGGCAAGCCGGGCTATTTTGCCCAGGAGCTGCAGGTGTATGGCCGTAAAGGCGAACCGTGCAGAGTCTGCGGCACGCCAGTGATTGCCACGAAGCACGCCCAGCGCGCCACGTTCTACTGCCGTCAGTGCCAGAAATAAGGCTACTTTAGCTTTTCCATCAATGCATGGTGGACGTTAGTCGGCAGGAAATGGGTGACATCGCCGTGATGACGCGCCACCTCTTTTACCAGCGTGGAAGAGATAAACGACCACTCTTTGGAGGGCATCAGGAACACGCTCTCCAGCTCCGGCATCAGGTGGCGGTTCATGTGCGCCAGCTGCATCTCATACTCGAAGTCTGCCACCGCGCGCAAACCACGGATCAGAATATTGGCCTGCTGAGCGCGGGCGAAGTTTGCCATCAGGTCGCTAAACCCGACCACCTCAACATTCGGCAGGTGCGAAATGGCATCGGTGGCGAGCTGTACGCGTTCGTTGAGGTCAAACATCGGCTTTTTGCTGGGGCTGGCGGCAATGGCCAGAATCACCTTGTCAAACATGCACGCCGCACGGGTGATGATATCAAGATGACCGTTGGTGATCGGATCGAAGGTACCCGGATAAATCGCTTTTGTGCTCATGGCTCACGTTTTCTCTGAGTAGCCGCGGCAGAGCGCCCACAGCTCGGTGTATTTGTTGAAAGTATACTGGGCATTCACAACCGCGAGTAACCAGCCCTGCTTGCCGTCCAGGACGCCACCACGCAGCAGCAGCGTTTTCAGGAACGCGCCCAGCGTGTGGGTGAAGATACCCGTCAGCGAGGCCTTCTTGCCGCGCTGGTGACGCTCCTGAGCCCATGCGGTGGCATAGTTGAGCTGTTTACGCTGGAAGCTCGCGAAATCACGACAGGTCAGGTGCAGCAAATCGCCCGTCAGGGGAATGACCTGGGCGCTATCGCAGCTCAGGGATTCATGCACCAGATTGTCGTTGTATTGATACCGCTCGCGCTCGTAGAGGCGCATCACGCGGTCAGGATACCAGCCGCTGTGGCGCATAAAACGGCCAAGGAAGTAGTTGCGGCGGGCAATGCTGTATACGGCGCCAGGCTGGGGCGAGGAAATCACCGCCTGAATGGCCTGCTGAAGCTCAGGCGTGATGCGTTCGTCGGTGTCGAGCATCAGGACATAATCACCTGTGGCATACCCCTGCGCGCGCTGGCGCTGGATGCCATAGCCCTGCCAGTCAGCGTCGACAAAGACTTTTGCGCCCGCTGCCCGGGCAACGTCCACCGTGTTGTCTGTACTTCCGGAGTCGAGAATGACTATCTCGTCAGCCCAGGCAACCGACGCCAGGCAATCCGGAAGCAGGTCGGCGGCATTTTTGGCGATCATGACGACCGACAGGCGCGTTGACATCAGTGGCTCCGCTGGGGCAGATAAGGTTGCAGAAGCTGCAGCAGTCGGGTCAGTGCGCCCTGGTTCTGGTGCAGCACTTCGACGGCATGACGCCCGTACCACAGGCGATAATCTTCGTCAGTCAGAAGGGTCGATACCTCTTTAACCACCGAATCCGCATCGGTCACGGTAATTAAACCATCGGCCTGCTGTAGTTTCGCGCAGATATCTTTGAAGTTAAACGTGTGCGGCCCCATCAGCACCGGAATAGCGTGGGCTGCCGGCTCCAGCGGGTTATGACCGCCGCGTTCGACCAGGCTGCCACCGACAAACGCGAGGTCAGCGATTCCGTACAGCAGCATCAGCTCGCCCATCGTATCGCCAATCACCACCTGGGTGCTGCCGGAAGGGATTTCACCGCTGCTGCGCAGCGTGAAGCTGAAGCCGCCTTTCTGCACCATTTCACGGGCATCTTTAAAACGCTCCGGATGGCGCGGCACGAGGATCAGCAGTAAATCAGGGAATTTTTCCAGCAGCTTGCGGTGAGCCTGCAGAATGATCTCTTCTTCGCCATCATGAGTACTGGTGGCAATCCAGACCTGACGACGCGGGGCCCACTGGCGACGCAGCGTGATCGCACGGGCGGCGAGCTCAGGGGTAACGGAAATATCAAATTTCAGGCTGCCCGTTACCGCAAGCTGGTTGCGTTTCAGGCCCAGCGCGATAAAGCGTGCCGCATCCTCTTCGTTCTGCGCGGCAATCAGCGTAATTTTGCTCAGCAGGCGGCGCATAAACTTACCCAGCTTGCCGTAACCTTTCGCCGAGCGCTCTGAAAGGCGGGCGTTGGCAATGACCAGCGGGATTTTACGGGCATGCAGGGCGGAAATCATATTCGGCCACAGTTCGGTTTCCATCACGATCACCAGCTTCGGGCGAACGGTATTCAGGAAACGATTCATGGCGCAGGGCAGATCGTAAGGCAGATAGACGTGCTGCACGTCTTTACCGAAAGCGGATAACGCGCGCTCCGAGCCGGTTGGCGTCATCGTCGTGACGGTGATTGGCAGTGAAGGGTAGCGGTGACGCAGGGCGCGAACCAGCGGGATCGCCGCCAGCGTTTCACCGACAGAAACGGAATGCAGCAAGATACCGTCCGGTACGACTTTATTGCGGCAGAAGCCATAGCGTTCAGCCCAGCGTTTACGATACGCAGGCGCTTTCCGGCTACGAAGCAACAGTCTCAGCCACACCAGTGGCTGAATGATGTAGAGCAGAGCGGTATACAACAATTCCAAGCGATTATCCGTTTTTTTAGTTTCGGCGGGCAAATTCTAAGCATTTAGGCCAGGTAAAGCTATCTCTTATGCCAGATACCGTTTCAAACGGAAATAACGTCGACCCAGCCGCCAGCGCAGACGCGGACTTTTTGCACTTTTCCAGATGAGTTTCCAGATGCCTGTTTCGAAGAACTCTTTAATAATCATTGATTTCTTCTTCTCATCCTTCATGTTGTCGAAGGTGTGAATAATGCCCAGCCCCTCTTTGGCAATTTGCCAGTGGCAGGCAGGGATCCCTTTCACTTTATCCGGGTAGCGCTGATTGATGGCATCGAGCATCTGCAGGATTTTCATGTAGTGACGCGCGGAGCGAATCAGCGTGTCGTCATTGTCCGGCATATGGGACACCGATGCAGAGTGAATGTAGTAGTCGTAATAACGTTCACTGGTGTACTGAACCCGCTCTGCCGCGAGCAGCACTTCGGTGGTCCACGGAATATCCTGATGGCGCAGGCCGGGTTCGAAATGGAAATTGTGTTTACGGATAAAGTCGTGGCGATAGATGTTCAGCCAGGTGACGTGAAGGAATTTACGAGAGTCCAGCGCCATTTTTAACCACGCAGGGCCAGCCATGACCCCAGTCGAAGCCAGTTTGTCTTCAGGGAAGATCGGGCGCGAGGGTTTCTTGTTATTCTCCCAGACGTAGTTCCCGTTACAGGTGGCGACATCCAGATCCTGCGTGACGGCCATATCCAGCAGGTGTTGGTACATGCCGGGTTTAAAGACATCATCAATATCCGGGAAAGAAAGATATTGACCCGTCGCAACGGCCAGACCGGTGTTACGCGCGATGGATACGCCCTGGTTTTGCTGTTCTATGACCTGCAGCTGCGGCAGTTTTTCTCGCCAGTTTTCGACGATCTCCATCGAGCGGTCAGTAGAGCCGTCATTGACAATGATGACTTCCATGCTGTCGATGCGTTGATTGACAAGGCAGGTAAAGAACTGATCCAGGAAAGCTTCACCGTTATAAACGGCAACCACCACGCTTAACAATGGGGCTGAATTTTGCATAAGAAACCTGATTATTTTTGATTGTCGACCAGAGCAATATATTGCTGGCAAATGGCATTGATACCGAACGACGCGATGGTTGTATCGCCAACGACCGGTGGGGCGGTATAAATATCCGCCAGCGTTTTTGCCAGTGACTCGTCATTTAACTCTGCCAGCCCGCGCGCTAAAGCGCCGGTGAGGATTTCGGCAGGGCCTCCGGGGCAATTTGTACTGACCGGTGGCGTCTGGCAGATAATGGCTTCGACCAGCACATTACCAAAACCTTCGCAGTCAGAACTTAACACTAAAAGGCGTGCCCCTTTAATCCAGGGATAGGGATTGGACTCGAACGGGCGGAAAACCGTTTTGTTTTCAATACCCAGCTCGGCAGCAAGCTGCTTGAGTTTTTGAATTTGAGCGTCAGATCCATTGCCCATCATGACCAGCGTTGTGTCAATTTTACTCAGGGCGAACGCACGTAAGAGTCGGTCGTGGCGTTTGTGCTCATGGAAGCGGCCAACATGAATAATGTAATCCTTTCCCTGCATCTCGAAGGGCGCATCCGCCAGACGCTGAATTTCAGGAATATCGAAAGGATTATGGATAACCGCTTTGCGTCGAAGATTGAGCGCCAGCGTCTCGGAAAGATCTGTCAACACGGCGCCTGAGACGGCGACAACGTTGCGGTTTTCGTAGGTATGACGAATTTTAAGATGTTTAAACCAGCGCGAAAGTCCGCTGCGATGGCGAAGATAGGAAAACGAGAACATGCCGTGCACGCAGAACCAGACTTTGTCACGTTCCAGCGCGCGGCAGTGCGACACAATGCGGTCTGTTTTGTGCAGGTGAGAGAACACCACATCAAATTTGCCGCTGCGCTCAGCTTGCTCAATCGCCTGATCCAGCAGTTGGGCGCGGCGTGGGATTTCCGTCAGCTTTCGCCACGGTTTTTTACATGTGTCCTGAACAACCTGATAATCGATGCCGTCCGGGATGGCGTAGTCGCACACTTTCCGCAGAGAGAATAGAGAGACCTGATGTCCCATTTCTATTAATCCACGGGAGAGCGTAAGAACCGTTTTTTCAGCTCCTCCACCGGGTAAACCATCAATAATCATTAGGATGCGCATTTTTAATCCAGTAATTTTTGATAAAGCGTAATAAGCTGACTTGATAGTTTTTCGGGAGTGGCGTCTTTTACACGTTCACGTGCCGCTCGTCCCATATTGTTATTTTTTTCCAGTGAAGGAATGGCGGCTACCGCTTCCTTCAGTGTACTGATATCAAGTGCGTCACAATAAAATCCGTTCTGGCCTTGTTGAATAAACTCTGCACCACCGCAACTCTCTGAAGTAATGACGGGCAAGCCGCAGGCCATCGCTTCAAGAATGACGTTAGGAAAGGGATCATACAGCGTTGGCAACAGTAAACCATCGGATAGCTGATAAAAAGGCAGAGTTTCTTTTTGCACCCCCAGGAAACGGATTTGCCCCTCGCAGCCTAACGAACGGGCGAGGTCGCGATAACGACGCTCTGCTTTATCTTGCCCAACCACAATCAGCCAGGCTGATGTTCCAGCGATAGCGCGTATGGCGCTGGCTAATCCTTTTCGTTCAAACCCTGAGCCAACAAAACAGAGCACAACGGCATCGGCTGGCAAACCAAATTGCTGGCGCAGCATCGCACGCTGTGCCTCCTGGGCCGGAACGAAGCGGCTGGAATCAATAGAATTATAAATCACATGAATTTTATTTGCGTCAATATCAAAGTCTTCAACGATTTCGCGTTTGATCATCTCCGCATTACAGATTACGGCTTTCAGCTCGGGCGCCTGATACATTTCCCGTTCCGCACGCATCACGTAGCGGTGATAGCGGTCATACATCAGCATTTGCGCACGCCAGGCAGGTAAAATGCGCGCGCGCTGCAGCAGCCAGCGACGATGCACCCCATCACCCGCGCGATAGATATCACAACCCGGGATGCGCTCATGGCTTTGAACAATATCAAACTGCTGTTGCTGCCACAGCGCGCGCGCGGCCTGTGCAAATCCGCGCTCTCGACTGATGCGGCCCCATTTTTGAGGGTTGCAAATGTGGATATGCCAGTCGTCTTGCTTCTCTCCCTGCCACTCACGCGTGATGACGTTGAGCTCAAGGTTCTGATTGCTCAGCGCGGTGAGAGCGCGCGAAACGAAGCGTTCCGCTCCGCCATCAGGGCGATATTTTTGGCGAACAATGGCCAGACGATGGTGTTTCATGACAGATATCTCCTTGCGGCGGAGACGACAGCATCAACGGGAATGGCGTCGAGATAGCGTTCTTTCGTTTTGGTATCAATGGCATCCGGATCGGGTAAAGGGCCGTAATCGCCGGCCCAGATGACTTCACCGTTGACTTGCCATGGAGACCAAAACGTGAGTTTAGAAGGGCCAAATAGCGCCACGCAGGGCGTTTGCAGCGCAGCGGCCATATGCATTGGAACGGAGTCAACGCCGATAAAAAGACGCGCATGATCGATGAGTGAGGCCAGCTGGCGCAACGTTAGCTGGCCCGCCAGCGAGACGACTCCCGTCTTTGGCGAGGCGGCGAGAATGCGATCGATCATCGCCAGCTCTTTTTTATCCGGCCCCGCGGTGAGCACAACCGTATGACCATCCTGCTGCAGTGCAGTAATGGTTTGCGCCATTTTGTCTTCGCTCCAGCATTTAAAGAACCAGCGGGACGTCGGCTGGATCACGATATAGCTGTCACCCACAGCCGTCTGCGTCAGCTTTTGGCGGGCATGATGCCAGTCTTCTGCGGTGTAAGCCATGGTGACGGCAGGCTGCGGCGCGACCGGTAATGGCGCCAGAATGGAAAGATTCTGTTCGACCGTATGCAGGAATTTGTGGCCGTCGACAGAGACCAGATCGGTGTGACAAAAACGCCAGAATGCACTGTTGCGTTTGTTAAACGCGAATCCGAGGCGAACGGGTGCACCGGTGAAACGGGTGACGATCGCGCTACGCCATTGATCGGCCAGGTTAATCACCAGATGATAATGCTGATTTCTTAACGCACGCAGCAACTGCCACTCTTTTTGAAGATGCTTGAGCGTGCCAAGCTGTTTCCATTTACGATCGATTCCATAAATTGTACCGATCGCCGGATGCGCGGCGAGCATATCGCGCGTTTCTTCATACAGCAGGACATCAATCTGCGCCTGCGGCCATTTTTGACGTAACGAATCAATGACGGGAGTGGTCAGCAACATGTCGCCATGATGGCGGAGTTTGATAAGTAAAATGCGCAAATCAGGTGTGTCAGGTAAGTTATTCATCATCATCTTATCGGCGTTGTACTGATGGCAATTCTAATAGACCTGATAGCGACTTGCACTCTTTCTCCATAATCTCAGTAATTTCCCTGGAAGGGTTTACTCATGCTTTGGAGAGTGCGTAACATAGCGCTAACTTTCCTGTCTTGCGGACTCATTATGAACAAACCAGCGTTTATCATCACAATTGATACTGAGGGCGATAATCTCTGGCAAAATCACCGCGTCATTAAAACGGAAAATGCGCGTTATCTGGCGCGTTTCCAGGCGCTTTGTGAGCGTTTCGGCTTTAAGCCCGTGTGGCTGACCAATTACGAGATGGCGATCGAGCCCGTTTTCATCGAATTCGCCAGGGACGCGATCGCCCGCGGTCAGGGGGAGGTGGGAATGCACCTTCACGCATGGAATAGCCCGCCGGAACACGATCTCACGGGCGATGACTGGCGATGGCAGCCTTATCTGGTTGAATTTTCGGATGAGGTGATGCGCGAAAAAGTGCTGTTCATGACACGCCTGCTGGAAGAGACCTTCCAGACCAAAATGTTAAGCCACCGTGCCGGACGTTGGGCATTTGACAGTCGCTATGCAAAATTGCTCGTTGAACTGGGCTACCAGGTGGATTGCTCCGTGACGCCACGCGTGAACTGGCGCAATGCGAAAGGCGCCCCACAGGGTAATGGCGGAACGGATTATCAGC
This region of Enterobacter asburiae genomic DNA includes:
- the pyrE gene encoding orotate phosphoribosyltransferase, translating into MKSYQRQFIEFALNKQVLKFGEFTLKSGRKSPYFFNAGLFNTGRDLALLGRFYAEALVDSGIDFDLLFGPAYKGIPIATTTAVALAEHHDRDVPYCFNRKEAKTHGEGGNLVGSALQGRVMLVDDVITAGTAIRESMEIIQANGATLAGVLISLDRQERGRGEISAIQEVERDYSCKVTSIITLKDLIAYLEEKPEMADHLAAVRAYREEFGV
- the slmA gene encoding nucleoid occlusion factor SlmA; amino-acid sequence: MAEKQTAKRNRREEILQSLALMLESSDGSQRITTAKLAASVGVSEAALYRHFPSKTRMFDSLIEFIEDSLITRINLILKDEKDTTARLRLIVLLILGFGERNPGLTRILTGHALMFEQDRLQGRINQLFERIEAQLRQVLREKKMREGEGYSIDETLLASQILAFCEGMLSRFVRSEFKYRPTDDFDARWPLVAAQLQ
- the dut gene encoding dUTP diphosphatase, yielding MMKKIDVKILDPRVGEQFPLPTYATSGSAGLDLRACLDDAVELAPGATTLVPTGLAIHIADPSLAAVILPRSGLGHKHGVVLGNLVGLIDSDYQGQLMVSVWNRGQDSFTIEPGERIAQMVFVPVVQAEFNLVADFDATDRGEGGFGHSGRK
- the coaBC gene encoding bifunctional phosphopantothenoylcysteine decarboxylase/phosphopantothenate--cysteine ligase CoaBC, with translation MSLAGKKIVLGVSGGIAAYKAPELVRRLRERGADVRVAITEGGKAFITPLSLQAVSGYPVSDSLLDPAAEAAMGHIELGKWADLVILAPATADLIARVAAGMANDLVSTICLATPAPVAVVPAMNQQMYRNAATQHNLETLASRGLLIWGPDSGSQACGDVGPGRMLDPLTIVDMAAAHFSPVNDLQHLNIMITAGPTREPLDPVRYITNHSSGKMGFAIAAAAARRGANVTLVSGPVSLPTPAFVKRIDVTTALEMEAAVQAHAQSQQIFIGCAAVADYRAETIAEAKIKKQGDELTLKMVKNPDIVAGVAALKSHRPYVVGFAAETNNVEEYARQKRTRKNLDLICANDVSLATQGFNSDSNALHLFWQDGDKVLPLERKELLGQQLLDEIVTRYDEKNRR
- the radC gene encoding RadC family protein yields the protein MEEEDEELLPREKLLRYGVTLLKDDELLALFLRTGTPGKTVFTLAKELIAHFGSLYGLLTADLAQFKHVEGIGVAKYAQLRGIAELARRFYNVRMEMEDPILTPAMTREFLQSQLTDIEREIFMVIFVDNRNRVLKHSCLFAGTLSHVEVHPREIVREAIKVNAAGVILAHNHPSGCAEPSRADKEITERIIKCCQFMDIRVLDHLIIGRGEYISFAEHGWI
- the rpmB gene encoding 50S ribosomal protein L28, with translation MSRVCQVTGKRPVTGNNRSHALNATKRRFLPNLHSHRFWVESEKRFVTLRVSAKGMRVIDKKGIDTVLSELRARGEKY
- the rpmG gene encoding 50S ribosomal protein L33, whose amino-acid sequence is MAKGIREKIKLVSSAGTGHFYTTTKNKRTKPEKLELKKFDPVVRQHVLYKEAKIK
- the mutM gene encoding bifunctional DNA-formamidopyrimidine glycosylase/DNA-(apurinic or apyrimidinic site) lyase; its protein translation is MPELPEVETSRRGIEPHLVGATILHAVVRNGRLRWPVSDEIHALSDKPVLSVQRRAKYLLLELPDGWIIIHLGMSGSLRILTEELPAEKHDHVDLVMSNGKVLRYTDPRRFGAWLWTKELEGHNVLAHLGPEPLSDAFNAEYLKAKCAKKKSPIKPWLMENKLVVGVGNIYASESLFAAGIHPDRLASSLSAQECELLVRVIKAVLLRSIEQGGTTLKDFLQSDGKPGYFAQELQVYGRKGEPCRVCGTPVIATKHAQRATFYCRQCQK
- the coaD gene encoding pantetheine-phosphate adenylyltransferase — translated: MSTKAIYPGTFDPITNGHLDIITRAACMFDKVILAIAASPSKKPMFDLNERVQLATDAISHLPNVEVVGFSDLMANFARAQQANILIRGLRAVADFEYEMQLAHMNRHLMPELESVFLMPSKEWSFISSTLVKEVARHHGDVTHFLPTNVHHALMEKLK
- a CDS encoding glycosyltransferase family 2 protein, whose product is MSTRLSVVMIAKNAADLLPDCLASVAWADEIVILDSGSTDNTVDVARAAGAKVFVDADWQGYGIQRQRAQGYATGDYVLMLDTDERITPELQQAIQAVISSPQPGAVYSIARRNYFLGRFMRHSGWYPDRVMRLYERERYQYNDNLVHESLSCDSAQVIPLTGDLLHLTCRDFASFQRKQLNYATAWAQERHQRGKKASLTGIFTHTLGAFLKTLLLRGGVLDGKQGWLLAVVNAQYTFNKYTELWALCRGYSEKT